A genome region from Natronosalvus rutilus includes the following:
- a CDS encoding amphi-Trp domain-containing protein → MPEEVLFTFEQSLTRAEIGDYLRTVADRLESGDDLVLESGGDSVTMQPPGRPTFEVKAERETSRSGGPAEFSVEFELEWEEGDDENGDGDGSLTIS, encoded by the coding sequence ATGCCAGAAGAGGTACTCTTTACGTTCGAGCAGTCACTGACGCGAGCCGAAATCGGCGATTACCTCCGGACCGTCGCCGATCGACTCGAGAGTGGCGACGACCTCGTCCTCGAGAGTGGGGGCGACTCGGTCACGATGCAGCCACCGGGGCGGCCGACGTTCGAAGTCAAGGCCGAACGGGAAACCTCGCGGTCGGGCGGTCCAGCCGAGTTCAGCGTCGAGTTCGAACTCGAGTGGGAGGAAGGAGACGACGAGAACGGAGACGGTGACGGCTCCCTGACGATTTCCTAA
- the coxB gene encoding cytochrome c oxidase subunit II has product MTRVDIFQELFLVFLGLGTIVGIIVVAYILYNAYKYRDDGERHPDEDLPTLGELPTGGTGGKKLFVSFFLSALIVISLTLWSYGMLIDVENGPESPGEDALEVDVEGQTFSWSFYYENGVETNGELVVPAGTPVWVDVTSVDVWHSFGISSQRVKADAIPGESDQTWFQADEEGEYLIECFELCGPGHSSMEGTLNVTSQETYDQWVQDQLTLTLTLEDGDGNQINDTENVEVTVQDPDGETVGTYTGDDFDDEGALEIGVEQGDTYTVIVESTDGSFETTEDDFEIVDGPEESLQLGGNGGNESSSDGNENGNGNETDDSGGEN; this is encoded by the coding sequence ATGACGCGTGTCGACATCTTCCAGGAACTCTTCCTCGTGTTCCTGGGATTAGGGACGATCGTCGGCATCATCGTCGTAGCGTACATCCTGTACAATGCGTACAAATACCGTGACGACGGAGAGCGCCACCCGGACGAGGACCTGCCGACGCTCGGAGAGCTTCCGACTGGCGGAACCGGTGGGAAGAAACTCTTCGTGTCGTTCTTCCTGAGCGCGCTCATCGTCATCTCGCTCACGCTCTGGTCGTACGGCATGCTGATCGACGTCGAGAACGGGCCCGAGAGCCCCGGCGAAGACGCCCTCGAGGTCGACGTGGAAGGCCAGACCTTTAGCTGGTCGTTCTACTACGAGAACGGCGTCGAAACGAACGGCGAACTCGTCGTTCCCGCGGGAACACCAGTCTGGGTCGATGTGACGTCAGTAGACGTGTGGCACTCGTTCGGCATCTCTTCACAACGGGTGAAAGCCGACGCAATTCCGGGCGAGTCCGACCAGACGTGGTTCCAGGCCGACGAAGAAGGTGAGTACCTGATCGAGTGCTTCGAACTCTGTGGCCCCGGCCACTCCAGCATGGAGGGCACGCTCAACGTCACGAGCCAGGAAACCTACGACCAGTGGGTTCAGGATCAGCTCACGCTCACGCTGACCCTCGAGGACGGTGACGGTAATCAAATCAACGACACCGAAAACGTCGAGGTCACGGTGCAGGACCCCGACGGCGAAACGGTCGGAACCTACACTGGCGACGACTTCGACGACGAGGGCGCCCTCGAAATCGGTGTCGAGCAGGGCGACACCTACACCGTGATCGTCGAGTCGACCGACGGCTCTTTCGAGACCACGGAGGATGACTTCGAGATCGTCGATGGTCCCGAAGAATCGCTCCAGCTCGGCGGAAACGGCGGTAACGAATCCAGCAGTGACGGAAATGAAAATGGAAACGGAAACGAAACTGACGACAGCGGAGGTGAGAACTGA